In Candidatus Poribacteria bacterium, the following proteins share a genomic window:
- a CDS encoding M20 family metallopeptidase produces MTKTLIGYNTVSPLSNVEVMDFLTGTLGSVGCEVERVEYKDPAGVLKVNLIGRKGPENGERGLALLGHIDTVPAIGWSMDPFEARIADGKMYGRGSCDMKGSVACMIEVASHYAASDLKAPLYVVITADEEVGYLGATAVAEKSQMFKKHGFPKYGVIGEPTELHAVYAHKGTVRFTATAHGRAAHSSTGEGDNANLKLIPFLAEMRDIYHELMSDTQYFNDEFTPPFTDWNITISDGECAGNITSPLSVCCINYRPMPGDNAQEWIDRARDSAEKHGLIFDLYIDAPPVRTPPDAEIIQVALEITGETEPQTVAYGTDAAVFAQHMETVIIGPGSILQAHTVDEWMALDQFPQGISIFSQFVKRFCAA; encoded by the coding sequence TTGACCAAAACCCTCATCGGGTATAATACAGTAAGTCCCCTCAGCAACGTTGAAGTTATGGATTTTCTGACGGGAACGTTGGGATCCGTTGGTTGTGAGGTAGAGCGGGTTGAATACAAGGACCCAGCGGGTGTTCTGAAGGTAAATCTGATTGGACGCAAAGGACCGGAGAACGGTGAACGCGGGCTTGCACTGCTTGGACATATCGATACCGTACCTGCTATCGGTTGGTCGATGGATCCGTTTGAGGCACGGATTGCCGATGGAAAAATGTACGGCAGAGGCAGTTGCGATATGAAGGGCAGCGTCGCTTGTATGATTGAGGTTGCATCACACTATGCAGCATCGGATCTAAAGGCACCGCTCTATGTCGTCATCACGGCTGATGAAGAGGTGGGCTACCTCGGGGCAACAGCGGTTGCCGAAAAGTCACAGATGTTCAAAAAGCACGGCTTTCCGAAGTATGGGGTCATCGGTGAACCGACAGAACTCCATGCAGTATATGCCCACAAAGGGACTGTCCGCTTTACTGCCACAGCCCACGGGCGTGCAGCGCACAGCAGTACAGGTGAAGGCGACAACGCGAATCTAAAGTTAATTCCGTTTCTTGCAGAAATGCGGGATATCTATCACGAATTGATGAGCGATACCCAGTATTTCAACGACGAATTCACACCGCCCTTTACAGACTGGAATATCACTATCAGTGATGGTGAGTGTGCAGGGAATATTACTTCCCCGTTAAGCGTGTGTTGTATCAATTATCGTCCAATGCCGGGGGACAATGCGCAAGAATGGATAGACCGCGCGCGTGACTCGGCTGAAAAGCATGGGTTAATATTCGATTTGTATATTGACGCGCCTCCGGTACGCACGCCACCCGATGCGGAGATTATCCAAGTAGCACTTGAAATAACCGGTGAGACTGAACCCCAAACCGTCGCCTATGGCACCGATGCTGCCGTCTTCGCGCAGCACATGGAAACCGTTATCATCGGACCCGGCAGTATTCTACAAGCGCATACGGTAGATGAGTGGATGGCGTTGGACCAGTTTCCACAGGGGATCTCAATCTTTAGTCAGTTTGTGAAGCGGTTTTGTGCGGCTTAG
- a CDS encoding molybdenum cofactor biosynthesis protein MoaE — protein MFKIITETITGEEVREAVEGPDAGAVVLFLGTVRNNTDGRPVKCLEYEAYPPMAEKKMAEIAQEISDKWDLDRVAMVHRVGKLEIGEVSVAVAVASPHRKDGFEACKYAMDRLKQIVPIWKREVWADGETEWVKPDAVFFDAPKPHKTASQTD, from the coding sequence ATGTTTAAGATAATTACCGAAACCATTACAGGCGAGGAAGTGCGTGAAGCGGTGGAGGGACCGGATGCGGGTGCGGTAGTGCTATTCCTCGGCACGGTTCGGAACAACACCGATGGTAGACCAGTAAAGTGCCTTGAATACGAGGCATACCCACCGATGGCAGAGAAAAAAATGGCAGAGATCGCACAAGAAATTTCAGACAAATGGGATCTCGACCGTGTTGCGATGGTTCACCGCGTCGGGAAATTAGAAATCGGTGAGGTGAGCGTAGCAGTAGCAGTCGCATCCCCCCACCGTAAAGATGGGTTTGAAGCGTGTAAATACGCGATGGACCGCCTCAAACAGATCGTACCTATCTGGAAGCGTGAAGTGTGGGCAGACGGCGAAACAGAATGGGTCAAACCGGATGCCGTCTTTTTTGATGCGCCTAAGCCGCACAAAACCGCTTCACAAACTGACTAA
- the moaD gene encoding molybdopterin converting factor subunit 1, which produces MNVTVKYFAVCHEMLDRSEEEMELPDGATVNTILKRLEEEWPEIAEFYEVMQMSVNWEYATENTELTEGDEVALIPPVTGGCDV; this is translated from the coding sequence ATGAACGTCACAGTTAAATACTTCGCCGTATGCCACGAAATGTTAGATAGATCCGAAGAAGAGATGGAACTACCGGACGGTGCCACCGTAAACACGATATTAAAACGCCTTGAGGAAGAATGGCCCGAAATCGCCGAGTTTTATGAAGTGATGCAAATGTCTGTCAATTGGGAATATGCTACGGAAAACACGGAACTCACGGAGGGAGACGAGGTCGCCCTAATTCCGCCTGTAACGGGAGGCTGTGATGTTTAA
- the folB gene encoding dihydroneopterin aldolase, translated as MDKLILKGIRFHGYHGVPEAERQVGGPYEVDAVLGCALTNPGSTDALSDTIDYAEVVARIVEIGTQQSFQLIEALAEKIAAVILEQFAVDEVRLTVKKLNPPIEQPIDYFAVEIFRNA; from the coding sequence ATGGACAAACTCATCCTCAAAGGCATTCGATTTCACGGCTACCACGGCGTTCCCGAAGCGGAACGCCAAGTCGGTGGCCCTTATGAAGTTGATGCTGTCTTAGGATGTGCTCTCACAAACCCCGGCAGTACGGACGCACTTTCTGACACAATCGATTACGCTGAAGTCGTCGCGCGTATCGTTGAGATTGGTACGCAGCAATCCTTCCAACTTATTGAAGCACTCGCTGAAAAAATAGCCGCAGTGATTTTGGAACAATTTGCTGTGGATGAGGTGCGTCTCACTGTCAAGAAACTGAATCCCCCTATTGAACAACCGATTGACTATTTTGCCGTTGAGATTTTTCGTAATGCATAG
- a CDS encoding phosphodiester glycosidase family protein, with protein MHRFCVAICLLLLLMPATIAQAGGEKKTLFPDLAQGLHLYRYDWDVETCVLYVAEMSRHEVPLHFEVMLANAQVLGKETVRSMANRRTQRGDRRVLVAVNGGFGVLGDMRGYGGVLENLHIQDGELITQPTDTEACFGVTESGEFLSTPVEMKANLQIGAHTLPLGCINQRRLDGCQVTLYTPRLGESTRTNRRRGSEVILSGLPLPLTPDYTHSYRVEKVSRDGNSTIPRDGAVLWINTRLKNPSVSQFNTGASGTLTLTLSPPEWNQVQHAIGGRLRLLKDGKINETIAEMHHAEKRHTPGKRASVLNLSHEPRTALGYNADKLFLVVADGRQPKYSTGLTLYELASILIELGATEAINLDGGSSSTFVVEGKVVNKPSGQQERDVLNAVFITADVP; from the coding sequence ATGCATAGATTTTGTGTCGCCATCTGTTTACTGCTATTGTTAATGCCAGCCACTATCGCACAAGCCGGTGGCGAGAAGAAAACACTGTTTCCCGATTTGGCACAAGGTCTCCATCTCTATCGTTACGACTGGGATGTCGAAACGTGTGTGCTTTACGTTGCAGAGATGTCCCGTCATGAAGTGCCGCTGCATTTTGAAGTAATGCTCGCAAACGCGCAAGTACTCGGTAAAGAGACCGTTCGTTCGATGGCAAACCGGCGCACACAACGCGGAGACCGGCGTGTTCTCGTCGCAGTCAATGGTGGCTTCGGGGTTCTCGGTGATATGCGGGGTTACGGTGGTGTGTTAGAGAATTTGCATATCCAAGATGGCGAATTGATCACACAACCAACCGATACCGAGGCGTGCTTCGGTGTAACCGAATCTGGCGAGTTCCTGAGCACTCCCGTTGAGATGAAAGCCAACTTGCAAATAGGCGCGCACACACTTCCACTCGGATGCATCAATCAGCGTAGACTTGATGGATGTCAAGTGACGCTTTATACTCCACGACTCGGTGAATCAACGCGCACCAACCGCCGCCGAGGTAGCGAAGTAATACTCAGCGGACTTCCACTCCCTTTAACGCCAGATTATACACATTCCTACCGTGTAGAGAAAGTCTCACGCGATGGAAATAGCACGATTCCACGGGACGGGGCAGTTCTCTGGATTAACACACGCTTAAAGAATCCAAGTGTTTCTCAATTCAATACTGGTGCGAGCGGGACCCTTACGCTTACCCTTTCACCGCCTGAGTGGAATCAAGTCCAACATGCTATTGGCGGACGGCTCCGACTCCTCAAGGACGGGAAAATAAATGAAACAATTGCGGAGATGCACCACGCCGAAAAACGACATACACCCGGCAAACGCGCATCAGTGCTGAATCTCAGCCATGAGCCACGCACCGCACTTGGCTATAATGCGGATAAACTCTTTTTAGTGGTCGCTGATGGACGGCAACCGAAGTATAGCACCGGTTTGACGCTTTACGAACTCGCCAGTATTCTCATTGAACTCGGCGCAACGGAAGCGATTAATCTCGATGGTGGCTCCTCCAGTACCTTTGTTGTTGAGGGTAAGGTCGTCAATAAGCCTTCTGGGCAGCAGGAGCGGGATGTTTTGAACGCTGTCTTTATTACAGCAGATGTACCGTAG